From Candidatus Afararchaeum irisae, one genomic window encodes:
- a CDS encoding 50S ribosomal protein L11 yields MAETIDVLVEGGDASPGPPLGPALGPTGVNVQEVVQAINDETADFEGTEVPVTITVEDSDFEIEVGLPPTAAMVKDEVGIETGSGEPNEEFVADMSIEQAAKVGRMKSKDLLSYDTKNAAKEVIGTCVSLGITIEGEDPRVMKEKIDSGEYDEVFEDDE; encoded by the coding sequence ATGGCAGAGACGATAGATGTTCTAGTCGAGGGTGGCGACGCCTCTCCGGGTCCGCCTCTAGGACCAGCTCTCGGACCTACGGGAGTTAACGTACAGGAGGTCGTACAGGCGATAAACGACGAGACCGCCGACTTCGAGGGAACTGAGGTTCCGGTTACGATAACAGTTGAGGACTCCGACTTTGAGATTGAGGTCGGTCTACCGCCTACTGCGGCTATGGTAAAGGACGAGGTCGGCATAGAGACGGGTAGCGGAGAGCCCAACGAGGAGTTCGTAGCTGACATGTCGATCGAACAGGCGGCTAAGGTCGGACGGATGAAGTCGAAGGATCTCCTCTCGTATGACACGAAGAACGCAGCCAAGGAGGTCATAGGCACGTGTGTCTCTCTCGGAATCACCATAGAGGGCGAGGATCCCCGTGTTATGAAGGAGAAGATAGACTCGGGCGAGTACGACGAAGTCTTCGAGGACGACGAGTAG